DNA from Diaphorobacter limosus:
GCCTTCCACCCCCCATCGACACGCCGCATGCGGCTGCTGGCCACGGCCGGCGCGGCACTGGCTCTGGCCGCCTGTGGCGGCTCGGACCACTTCGACTTCGACCGCTCCAGCAAGGATCTGGCGGGGCAGAAGGTCGCCGCCGCCCAGATCGGCCTGCCGACCACGGGCGCGGCCGTCACCTCGGTGGAGACACCCACCGCCGCCACCGGAGCGCAGCCCCCCGCGTCGATACGCGCAAACATCGCCATTTCGCCCGTGGATACAGCGGCGCCAGCTATCAAAATGGGACTGCTTCTGCCCAAGGAATGGAATGGCAAGGTGGTCATGATTGGCGGCGGCGGCTACAACGGCAGCATCCCCAGCCTCTACACCTACGCCGCGGCACCAGCGGCCCAGGCCCCCTACCCCTTGTTAAGCCAGGGCTACGCCGTGTTCGCCAGCGACTCCGGCCACCAGGCGGGCGCCGCCGGCAGCCGCGACGGCAGCTTTGGCACGAATGACGAGGCCGTGGCCAACTTCTCCGGCGCGGCGCTGAAGAAAGTCAGCGACGTGGCCGACGTGCTCGTCACGCGCTTTTATGGCCGCAAGCCCGAGCGGCGCTACTTCATCGGCGGCTCCACCGGCGGGCGCGAGGCCCTGGCCGTGGCGCAGAAATGGCCGGCCGAATGGGACGGCGTCATCTCCTGGTACCCGGCCTGGAACGCCGCCAGCCTGGACCTGCAATTCGGCCGCCTGAGCCGCGCCTTCGCCCAGCCCGGCGCCTACCCCAGCCTTGCCCAGCGCAAGCTTGTGCGCCAGGCGGCCCTGGCCCAATGCGATGGTCTGGACGGCGTCTCCGATGGCCTCATCAGCAACGTCAACGCCTGCAACGCCCAGTTCGACCCGGCGACGGCGCAACACAACGGCAAGGCGCTGCGCTGCGCCAGCGGCGCCAACGAGGGCGATGGCTGCCTGTCCGACGCCATGATCGCCGCGCTCAAGGTCTACAACAGCGCCATCACCTTCGCCAGCCCGCTGGGCAGCGGCGAGACGCAGTACCCGGGCTTCAACGTCTGGGGCGCCGAAC
Protein-coding regions in this window:
- a CDS encoding tannase/feruloyl esterase family alpha/beta hydrolase; translation: MQQAFAFHPPSTRRMRLLATAGAALALAACGGSDHFDFDRSSKDLAGQKVAAAQIGLPTTGAAVTSVETPTAATGAQPPASIRANIAISPVDTAAPAIKMGLLLPKEWNGKVVMIGGGGYNGSIPSLYTYAAAPAAQAPYPLLSQGYAVFASDSGHQAGAAGSRDGSFGTNDEAVANFSGAALKKVSDVADVLVTRFYGRKPERRYFIGGSTGGREALAVAQKWPAEWDGVISWYPAWNAASLDLQFGRLSRAFAQPGAYPSLAQRKLVRQAALAQCDGLDGVSDGLISNVNACNAQFDPATAQHNGKALRCASGANEGDGCLSDAMIAALKVYNSAITFASPLGSGETQYPGFNVWGAELGEDGSSPLQPTVTLLAMNTTPPASPAPLSAPYWAVFWDQWVRYFVTRDAGFDSLSLDPQNPGAWATRINDLTRLQDINSTNLAAFNQRGGKLLMAHGTADVLVSTRATAQYYERLKQTMGEAAVRNFARYYEVPGYGHAASTAFNANWDSLKALDAWVTQGQAPTAQVVSDTAGVPGRTRPLCEYPSWPRYGGSGDVNKAESFSCVTN